DNA from Brachyspira aalborgi:
TAATTGTAAGCTATTAATGAAGCAATTCTAAATCAATTATTAAATCTATTGATTAAAAAAAATAATATAATATAATAACTACTCTAATATTTAATATCAAAAAAAGAGTAGTATATGAAAAAAGTCGGAATAATAATTGGAAGCGATAGCGATTTGCCAATAATAGAAAAAGCTATTGATATATTAAAAGATTTTTCTATTCCTTTTGAAGTTCATATATATTCCGCTCATAGAACGCCCGAAAAAGCGATTGAATTTTCAAAAAATGCCGAAAAAAACGGTTTTGGAGTTATAATAGCGGCTGCTGGAATGGCGGCTCATCTTGCGGGAGTTATTGCTGCAAATACTATTCTTCCCGTTATAGGAATTCCTTGCAAATCTCAAAATTTGGAAGGAATTGACGCTCTTTTATCAACCGTTCAAATGCCTTCGGGAATTCCTGTCGCTACAGTTGCGATAAACGGAGGAGTTAATGCGGCTTTGCTTTCAATAGAAATTTTAGCCGTTAATGATAAAGAATTATCTAAAAAATTAAAAGAAAAAAGAATTAAAGACAGCGAAGCAGTTCTTAAAAAAGACATTGCTATAAATGAAAAATTTCAATAAAAAATTATAAAGGAGTTTATAAAATGACAAAAGGAAAACAACTTTACGAAGGCAAAGCGAAAAAAATATTTGAAACCGATAAACCAGAAATTTTACTCGTTTCATATAAGGATGACGCCACCGCTTTTAATGGAATAAAAAAAGGAACTATATTAGGAAAAGGAATAATAAATAATAAAGTTACAAATTATATGATGCGACTTCTTGAAAAAGCGGGAATTCCTACGCATTATATTGAAGAAATTTCAGAGAGAGAAACTTTAGTTAAAAAGGTTTCGATAATTCCGCTTGAAGTTATTATTAGAAATGTTTCGGCTGGCTCTTTTGCAAAAAATTACGGAGTGGAAGAGGGAATAATTTTTGACGAACCGACAATAGAATTTTCTTATAAAAACGATAATCTCGGCGACCCTTTAATCAATTCCTATCATGCAATCGCTTTGAAACTTGCAACAAAAGAAGAAATTGAAATTATAAAAAAATACGCTTTCAAAATAAACGAAGAGATGAAAAAATTTTTTATTTCAATAAATGTAAAACTCATTGATTTTAAACTTGAATTTGGAAAACTTGCAGATAATAAAATAGTTCTTGCCGATGAAATCTCTCCCGATACATGTCGTTTTTGGGATGCGACTACAAACGAAAAACTTGATAAAGATAGATTTCGTAGAGATTTGGGAAATGTAGAAGGCGCTTATAAAGAAATGATGAAAAGAATACTCGGATAATTTTTTGGAGAAATTATATGTCTGAAATAAGAGAAGAATGCGGAGTTTTTGGAATTTATAGCCCTAAAAAAGAAAATTTATCTCAAATCGTATATTTCGGATTATTTTCTTTGCAACATAGAGGACAAGAATCTTGCGGAATAGCCGTTAATAACGAAGGAATTTTTAGCTCTTATAAAGATTTAGGATTGGTAAACGATGTTATA
Protein-coding regions in this window:
- the purE gene encoding 5-(carboxyamino)imidazole ribonucleotide mutase, whose product is MKKVGIIIGSDSDLPIIEKAIDILKDFSIPFEVHIYSAHRTPEKAIEFSKNAEKNGFGVIIAAAGMAAHLAGVIAANTILPVIGIPCKSQNLEGIDALLSTVQMPSGIPVATVAINGGVNAALLSIEILAVNDKELSKKLKEKRIKDSEAVLKKDIAINEKFQ
- the purC gene encoding phosphoribosylaminoimidazolesuccinocarboxamide synthase, which produces MTKGKQLYEGKAKKIFETDKPEILLVSYKDDATAFNGIKKGTILGKGIINNKVTNYMMRLLEKAGIPTHYIEEISERETLVKKVSIIPLEVIIRNVSAGSFAKNYGVEEGIIFDEPTIEFSYKNDNLGDPLINSYHAIALKLATKEEIEIIKKYAFKINEEMKKFFISINVKLIDFKLEFGKLADNKIVLADEISPDTCRFWDATTNEKLDKDRFRRDLGNVEGAYKEMMKRILG